One genomic window of Aethina tumida isolate Nest 87 chromosome 3, icAetTumi1.1, whole genome shotgun sequence includes the following:
- the LOC109603588 gene encoding protein draper isoform X1 encodes MNFLSLLFITFFTTAYAALTGSNICTKQETYTVTVRVSEEQPYQVREYVWCLNFPPRCSKYKIKFKTVYKTQNLVKTRPVEDCCKGYTKNEAENKCIPICSTNCLHGTCVAPETCQCESGYGGPNCDISCPMGQWGRECQNKCLCQNNSTCDPFNGHCRCSRGWIGSQCEKKCDRGTYGMDCMEKCRCVNGECDHISGECHCNSGYMGPLCDDPCPLGTHGPECMSECRCQNGGTCDPEDGQCYCQPGWIGTVCANRCPFGLWGERCNQTCDCYNGASCHHVNGTCECQPGFKGDRCLDTCPDGTWGKGCAKTCNCKNGAKCSNKDGSCSCEKGWRGKLCDKRVCPDGFYGPKCDKVCQCVNENTEMCHPWTGKCDCKPGWNSEDCSRLCPILTYGKGCHSICNCENNAQCSPVNGTCICPPGFTGDTCNETCEAGKFGEECAHTCECKNGATCSLETGECHCPPGWEGQQCDRPCRNNSYGTKCLNKCDCKNGASCNPVNGNCTCGAGYTGQYCENKCPEGYFGPQCEQVCDCEEGHHLGCDPVSGKCICKPEWKGVRCESNCPTGKYGASCENDCNCKNNSSCDPESGSCYCARGWKGPDCDQPCDNGYYGIGCRQKCPDILQGNKTCDHITGEYICPAGYMGLTCDHPCPFETYGKNCGFNCSCKNGGECHHVTGECQCLPGWMGKNCSTPCPPGTFGINCAQHCKCLNGGECRRNDGVCRCRPGYTGSHCSEICPEGYYGDHCMEPCECKNDNFICHPAEGCICRHGFTGENCSESNILSRIKENDEGGNYGVVVAGLMVSIVLLSVIILLVFYYRRRVANLKTEIAHVQYIADPRGFSPDRNHFDNPVYSYQAPGRKDNEQLLNNTNTIRNNLQKTNNMNAERARLGIGGCCSTDDDEFSKGAYGGCSDELRSLKNKEADLTNPNIYHSIDKLDHVYDEIKHKDTKDIDLEYDHLDYTRPTSTLKPHYQHMPSPFGSRDLTKDDKSETEEV; translated from the exons ATGAATTTTCtgtcacttttatttataacattcttCACGACTGCCTATGCAGCACTCACGGGATCTAATATATGCACCAAACAAGAAAC TTATACAGTGACTGTTCGGGTGTCGGAAGAGCAGCCGTACCAAGTGCGCGAGTACGTGTGGTGCCTGAACTTCCCGCCGCGATGCTCCAAGTACAAAATCAAGTTCAAAACGGTTTACAAGACGCAGAACCTGGTGAAAACACGCCCCGTCGAGGACTGTTGCAAGGGCTACACGAAAAACGAGGCGGAGAACAAGTGCATACCTATCTGTTCGACGAATTGCCTCCACGGCACCTGCGTGGCGCCCGAGACTTGCCAATGCGAATCCGGATATGGAGGTCCTAACTGTGATATTT cTTGCCCTATGGGACAATGGGGTAGAGAGTGCCAGAACAAATGTTTGTGCCAAAACAATTCGACGTGCGACCCGTTCAACGGTCACTGTCGCTGCTCAAGAGGATGGATCGGTAGCCAGTGCGAGAAGAAATGCGACCGCGGCACCTACGGCATGGACTGCATGGAAAAATGCCGTTGCGTGAACGGCGAATGCGACCACATTTCCGGCGAATGCCACTGCAACTCCGGATACATGGGTCCATT GTGCGACGATCCTTGCCCGCTTGGCACCCACGGGCCGGAGTGCATGAGCGAGTGCCGGTGCCAGAACGGCGGCACGTGCGATCCGGAGGACGGGCAGTGCTACTGCCAACCGGGATGGATAGGAACGGTCTGCGCTAACCGGTGTCCCTTCGGATTGTGGGGCGAGAGATGCAATCAGACCTGTGACTGTTACAACGGAGCTTCCTGTCACCATGTTAACGGCACGTGTGAGTGCCAGCCCGGATTTAAAGGAGACAGA TGCTTGGACACTTGTCCGGATGGAACTTGGGGAAAAGGCTGTGCCAAGACATGCAACTGCAAGAACGGCGCAAAATGCTCGAACAAAGACGGCAGCTGCTCATGTGAGAAGGGATGGAGAGGCAAATTGTGTGACAAAAGAGTCTGTCCCGACGGTTTCTACGGACCGAAGTGCGACAAAGTCTGCCAATGCGTCAACGAAAACACAGAAAT gTGCCATCCATGGACCGGCAAATGTGACTGCAAGCCGGGATGGAACAGCGAAGATTGTTCGAGATTGTGCCCGATTTTGACCTACGGCAAAGGTTGTCACAGCATTTGTAACTGCGAGAATAACGCTCAATGTTCCCCAGTCAATGGTACGTGTATCTGTCCGCCTGGATTCACCGGCGATACCTGCAACGAGACCTGCGAAGCCGGCAAGTTCGGGGAGGAATGCGCCCACACTTGCGAAT gCAAAAACGGTGCCACTTGCTCACTGGAAACGGGCGAGTGTCACTGCCCTCCGGGTTGGGAAGGACAACAGTGCGATCGACCTTGCAGGAACAACTCATATGGTACAAAATGCCTCAACAAGTGTGATTGCAAAAACGGAGCATCTTGTAATCCAGTTAACG GTAACTGTACTTGTGGCGCCGGTTACACGGGACAATACTGCGAAAACAAATGTCCTGAAGGATACTTTGGACCTCAATGTGAGCAGGTTTGTGACTGTGAAGAGGGTCACCATTTAGGCTGTGATCCCGTTTCCGGAAAATGTATTTGTAAACCAGAATGGAAAg GCGTAAGATGCGAATCAAATTGTCCGACCGGCAAGTACGGAGCATCGTGTGAAAACGACTGCAACTGCAAGAACAATAGCTCTTGCGATCCGGAGTCCGGATCATGTTACTGTGCCAGAGGCTGGAAGGGACCCGACTGCGACCAACCATGCGACAACGGTTATTACGGCATCGGATGCCGCCAGAAATGTCCGGACATCCTACAAG GAAACAAAACCTGCGATCACATCACGGGCGAGTACATTTGTCCGGCCGGTTACATGGGCCTGACCTGCGACCATCCGTGCCCGTTCGAGACCTACGGCAAGAACTGCGGCTTCAACTGCTCGTGCAAGAACGGCGGCGAGTGTCACCACGTCACCGGAGAATGTCAGTGTTTGCCCGGGTGGATGGGCAAGAACTGTTCGACGCCGTGCCCGCCTGGCACCTTCGGCATCAACTGTGCCCAACATTGCAAATGCTTGAACGGGGGCGAGTGCAGAAGGAACGACGGTGTGTGTCGGTGCCGACCCGGTTACACAGGGTCTCACTGCAGTGAAA TTTGCCCTGAAGGCTACTATGGTGATCACTGCATGGAGCCATGCGAATGCAAGAACGACAATTTCATCTGCCATCCTGCTGAGGGTTGTATCTGCAGGCACGGATTCACCGGCGAAAATTGTTCTGAATCGAATATTCTGAGCCGCATTAAAGAGAATGATGAGGGTGGCAACTATGGAGTTGTTGTGGCGGGATTGATGGTCTCCATCGTTTTGCTCTCAGTAATTATACtcttagtattttattatagaagaagggtggcaaatttaaaaactgaaattgcTCATGTGCAATACATAGCTGATCCAAGAGGATTTTCTCCag ATCGCAATCATTTCGACAATCCCGTTTATTCATATCAAGCACCTGGACGAAAAGACAATGAACAACTTCTGAACAACACAAACACAATCAGAAACAACCTGCAAAAGACTAACAACATGAACGCAGAGCGAGCCCGATTAGGTATAGGAGGATGTTGTTCCACTGATGACGACGAATTTTCAAAGG GAGCTTATGGTGGATGCAGCGACGAACTTCGTAGTTTAAAGAACAAAGAGGCAGACTTAACAAATCCGAACATATATCACAGCATAGATAAGCTGGATCACGTGTACGACGAAATAAAACATAAGGACACAAAAGATATTG attTGGAATATGACCACCTGGATTACACCAGACCTACCAGCACATTAAAGCCCCACTATCAACACATGCCTAGTCCCTTTGGATCGCGAGATTTAACAAAAGATGATAAATCTGAGACTGAAGAAGTTTAA
- the LOC109603588 gene encoding protein draper isoform X2 → MNFLSLLFITFFTTAYAALTGSNICTKQETYTVTVRVSEEQPYQVREYVWCLNFPPRCSKYKIKFKTVYKTQNLVKTRPVEDCCKGYTKNEAENKCIPICSTNCLHGTCVAPETCQCESGYGGPNCDISCPMGQWGRECQNKCLCQNNSTCDPFNGHCRCSRGWIGSQCEKKCDRGTYGMDCMEKCRCVNGECDHISGECHCNSGYMGPLCDDPCPLGTHGPECMSECRCQNGGTCDPEDGQCYCQPGWIGTVCANRCPFGLWGERCNQTCDCYNGASCHHVNGTCECQPGFKGDRCLDTCPDGTWGKGCAKTCNCKNGAKCSNKDGSCSCEKGWRGKLCDKRVCPDGFYGPKCDKVCQCVNENTEMCHPWTGKCDCKPGWNSEDCSRLCPILTYGKGCHSICNCENNAQCSPVNGTCICPPGFTGDTCNETCEAGKFGEECAHTCECKNGATCSLETGECHCPPGWEGQQCDRPCRNNSYGNCTCGAGYTGQYCENKCPEGYFGPQCEQVCDCEEGHHLGCDPVSGKCICKPEWKGVRCESNCPTGKYGASCENDCNCKNNSSCDPESGSCYCARGWKGPDCDQPCDNGYYGIGCRQKCPDILQGNKTCDHITGEYICPAGYMGLTCDHPCPFETYGKNCGFNCSCKNGGECHHVTGECQCLPGWMGKNCSTPCPPGTFGINCAQHCKCLNGGECRRNDGVCRCRPGYTGSHCSEICPEGYYGDHCMEPCECKNDNFICHPAEGCICRHGFTGENCSESNILSRIKENDEGGNYGVVVAGLMVSIVLLSVIILLVFYYRRRVANLKTEIAHVQYIADPRGFSPDRNHFDNPVYSYQAPGRKDNEQLLNNTNTIRNNLQKTNNMNAERARLGIGGCCSTDDDEFSKGAYGGCSDELRSLKNKEADLTNPNIYHSIDKLDHVYDEIKHKDTKDIDLEYDHLDYTRPTSTLKPHYQHMPSPFGSRDLTKDDKSETEEV, encoded by the exons ATGAATTTTCtgtcacttttatttataacattcttCACGACTGCCTATGCAGCACTCACGGGATCTAATATATGCACCAAACAAGAAAC TTATACAGTGACTGTTCGGGTGTCGGAAGAGCAGCCGTACCAAGTGCGCGAGTACGTGTGGTGCCTGAACTTCCCGCCGCGATGCTCCAAGTACAAAATCAAGTTCAAAACGGTTTACAAGACGCAGAACCTGGTGAAAACACGCCCCGTCGAGGACTGTTGCAAGGGCTACACGAAAAACGAGGCGGAGAACAAGTGCATACCTATCTGTTCGACGAATTGCCTCCACGGCACCTGCGTGGCGCCCGAGACTTGCCAATGCGAATCCGGATATGGAGGTCCTAACTGTGATATTT cTTGCCCTATGGGACAATGGGGTAGAGAGTGCCAGAACAAATGTTTGTGCCAAAACAATTCGACGTGCGACCCGTTCAACGGTCACTGTCGCTGCTCAAGAGGATGGATCGGTAGCCAGTGCGAGAAGAAATGCGACCGCGGCACCTACGGCATGGACTGCATGGAAAAATGCCGTTGCGTGAACGGCGAATGCGACCACATTTCCGGCGAATGCCACTGCAACTCCGGATACATGGGTCCATT GTGCGACGATCCTTGCCCGCTTGGCACCCACGGGCCGGAGTGCATGAGCGAGTGCCGGTGCCAGAACGGCGGCACGTGCGATCCGGAGGACGGGCAGTGCTACTGCCAACCGGGATGGATAGGAACGGTCTGCGCTAACCGGTGTCCCTTCGGATTGTGGGGCGAGAGATGCAATCAGACCTGTGACTGTTACAACGGAGCTTCCTGTCACCATGTTAACGGCACGTGTGAGTGCCAGCCCGGATTTAAAGGAGACAGA TGCTTGGACACTTGTCCGGATGGAACTTGGGGAAAAGGCTGTGCCAAGACATGCAACTGCAAGAACGGCGCAAAATGCTCGAACAAAGACGGCAGCTGCTCATGTGAGAAGGGATGGAGAGGCAAATTGTGTGACAAAAGAGTCTGTCCCGACGGTTTCTACGGACCGAAGTGCGACAAAGTCTGCCAATGCGTCAACGAAAACACAGAAAT gTGCCATCCATGGACCGGCAAATGTGACTGCAAGCCGGGATGGAACAGCGAAGATTGTTCGAGATTGTGCCCGATTTTGACCTACGGCAAAGGTTGTCACAGCATTTGTAACTGCGAGAATAACGCTCAATGTTCCCCAGTCAATGGTACGTGTATCTGTCCGCCTGGATTCACCGGCGATACCTGCAACGAGACCTGCGAAGCCGGCAAGTTCGGGGAGGAATGCGCCCACACTTGCGAAT gCAAAAACGGTGCCACTTGCTCACTGGAAACGGGCGAGTGTCACTGCCCTCCGGGTTGGGAAGGACAACAGTGCGATCGACCTTGCAGGAACAACTCATATG GTAACTGTACTTGTGGCGCCGGTTACACGGGACAATACTGCGAAAACAAATGTCCTGAAGGATACTTTGGACCTCAATGTGAGCAGGTTTGTGACTGTGAAGAGGGTCACCATTTAGGCTGTGATCCCGTTTCCGGAAAATGTATTTGTAAACCAGAATGGAAAg GCGTAAGATGCGAATCAAATTGTCCGACCGGCAAGTACGGAGCATCGTGTGAAAACGACTGCAACTGCAAGAACAATAGCTCTTGCGATCCGGAGTCCGGATCATGTTACTGTGCCAGAGGCTGGAAGGGACCCGACTGCGACCAACCATGCGACAACGGTTATTACGGCATCGGATGCCGCCAGAAATGTCCGGACATCCTACAAG GAAACAAAACCTGCGATCACATCACGGGCGAGTACATTTGTCCGGCCGGTTACATGGGCCTGACCTGCGACCATCCGTGCCCGTTCGAGACCTACGGCAAGAACTGCGGCTTCAACTGCTCGTGCAAGAACGGCGGCGAGTGTCACCACGTCACCGGAGAATGTCAGTGTTTGCCCGGGTGGATGGGCAAGAACTGTTCGACGCCGTGCCCGCCTGGCACCTTCGGCATCAACTGTGCCCAACATTGCAAATGCTTGAACGGGGGCGAGTGCAGAAGGAACGACGGTGTGTGTCGGTGCCGACCCGGTTACACAGGGTCTCACTGCAGTGAAA TTTGCCCTGAAGGCTACTATGGTGATCACTGCATGGAGCCATGCGAATGCAAGAACGACAATTTCATCTGCCATCCTGCTGAGGGTTGTATCTGCAGGCACGGATTCACCGGCGAAAATTGTTCTGAATCGAATATTCTGAGCCGCATTAAAGAGAATGATGAGGGTGGCAACTATGGAGTTGTTGTGGCGGGATTGATGGTCTCCATCGTTTTGCTCTCAGTAATTATACtcttagtattttattatagaagaagggtggcaaatttaaaaactgaaattgcTCATGTGCAATACATAGCTGATCCAAGAGGATTTTCTCCag ATCGCAATCATTTCGACAATCCCGTTTATTCATATCAAGCACCTGGACGAAAAGACAATGAACAACTTCTGAACAACACAAACACAATCAGAAACAACCTGCAAAAGACTAACAACATGAACGCAGAGCGAGCCCGATTAGGTATAGGAGGATGTTGTTCCACTGATGACGACGAATTTTCAAAGG GAGCTTATGGTGGATGCAGCGACGAACTTCGTAGTTTAAAGAACAAAGAGGCAGACTTAACAAATCCGAACATATATCACAGCATAGATAAGCTGGATCACGTGTACGACGAAATAAAACATAAGGACACAAAAGATATTG attTGGAATATGACCACCTGGATTACACCAGACCTACCAGCACATTAAAGCCCCACTATCAACACATGCCTAGTCCCTTTGGATCGCGAGATTTAACAAAAGATGATAAATCTGAGACTGAAGAAGTTTAA
- the LOC109603588 gene encoding protein draper isoform X5, giving the protein MNFLSLLFITFFTTAYAALTGSNICTKQETYTVTVRVSEEQPYQVREYVWCLNFPPRCSKYKIKFKTVYKTQNLVKTRPVEDCCKGYTKNEAENKCIPICSTNCLHGTCVAPETCQCESGYGGPNCDISCPMGQWGRECQNKCLCQNNSTCDPFNGHCRCSRGWIGSQCEKKCDRGTYGMDCMEKCRCVNGECDHISGECHCNSGYMGPLCDDPCPLGTHGPECMSECRCQNGGTCDPEDGQCYCQPGWIGTVCANRCPFGLWGERCNQTCDCYNGASCHHVNGTCECQPGFKGDRCLDTCPDGTWGKGCAKTCNCKNGAKCSNKDGSCSCEKGWRGKLCDKRVCPDGFYGPKCDKVCQCVNENTEMCHPWTGKCDCKPGWNSEDCSRLCPILTYGKGCHSICNCENNAQCSPVNGTCICPPGFTGDTCNETCEAGKFGEECAHTCECKNGATCSLETGECHCPPGWEGQQCDRPCRNNSYGVRCESNCPTGKYGASCENDCNCKNNSSCDPESGSCYCARGWKGPDCDQPCDNGYYGIGCRQKCPDILQGNKTCDHITGEYICPAGYMGLTCDHPCPFETYGKNCGFNCSCKNGGECHHVTGECQCLPGWMGKNCSTPCPPGTFGINCAQHCKCLNGGECRRNDGVCRCRPGYTGSHCSEICPEGYYGDHCMEPCECKNDNFICHPAEGCICRHGFTGENCSESNILSRIKENDEGGNYGVVVAGLMVSIVLLSVIILLVFYYRRRVANLKTEIAHVQYIADPRGFSPDRNHFDNPVYSYQAPGRKDNEQLLNNTNTIRNNLQKTNNMNAERARLGIGGCCSTDDDEFSKGAYGGCSDELRSLKNKEADLTNPNIYHSIDKLDHVYDEIKHKDTKDIDLEYDHLDYTRPTSTLKPHYQHMPSPFGSRDLTKDDKSETEEV; this is encoded by the exons ATGAATTTTCtgtcacttttatttataacattcttCACGACTGCCTATGCAGCACTCACGGGATCTAATATATGCACCAAACAAGAAAC TTATACAGTGACTGTTCGGGTGTCGGAAGAGCAGCCGTACCAAGTGCGCGAGTACGTGTGGTGCCTGAACTTCCCGCCGCGATGCTCCAAGTACAAAATCAAGTTCAAAACGGTTTACAAGACGCAGAACCTGGTGAAAACACGCCCCGTCGAGGACTGTTGCAAGGGCTACACGAAAAACGAGGCGGAGAACAAGTGCATACCTATCTGTTCGACGAATTGCCTCCACGGCACCTGCGTGGCGCCCGAGACTTGCCAATGCGAATCCGGATATGGAGGTCCTAACTGTGATATTT cTTGCCCTATGGGACAATGGGGTAGAGAGTGCCAGAACAAATGTTTGTGCCAAAACAATTCGACGTGCGACCCGTTCAACGGTCACTGTCGCTGCTCAAGAGGATGGATCGGTAGCCAGTGCGAGAAGAAATGCGACCGCGGCACCTACGGCATGGACTGCATGGAAAAATGCCGTTGCGTGAACGGCGAATGCGACCACATTTCCGGCGAATGCCACTGCAACTCCGGATACATGGGTCCATT GTGCGACGATCCTTGCCCGCTTGGCACCCACGGGCCGGAGTGCATGAGCGAGTGCCGGTGCCAGAACGGCGGCACGTGCGATCCGGAGGACGGGCAGTGCTACTGCCAACCGGGATGGATAGGAACGGTCTGCGCTAACCGGTGTCCCTTCGGATTGTGGGGCGAGAGATGCAATCAGACCTGTGACTGTTACAACGGAGCTTCCTGTCACCATGTTAACGGCACGTGTGAGTGCCAGCCCGGATTTAAAGGAGACAGA TGCTTGGACACTTGTCCGGATGGAACTTGGGGAAAAGGCTGTGCCAAGACATGCAACTGCAAGAACGGCGCAAAATGCTCGAACAAAGACGGCAGCTGCTCATGTGAGAAGGGATGGAGAGGCAAATTGTGTGACAAAAGAGTCTGTCCCGACGGTTTCTACGGACCGAAGTGCGACAAAGTCTGCCAATGCGTCAACGAAAACACAGAAAT gTGCCATCCATGGACCGGCAAATGTGACTGCAAGCCGGGATGGAACAGCGAAGATTGTTCGAGATTGTGCCCGATTTTGACCTACGGCAAAGGTTGTCACAGCATTTGTAACTGCGAGAATAACGCTCAATGTTCCCCAGTCAATGGTACGTGTATCTGTCCGCCTGGATTCACCGGCGATACCTGCAACGAGACCTGCGAAGCCGGCAAGTTCGGGGAGGAATGCGCCCACACTTGCGAAT gCAAAAACGGTGCCACTTGCTCACTGGAAACGGGCGAGTGTCACTGCCCTCCGGGTTGGGAAGGACAACAGTGCGATCGACCTTGCAGGAACAACTCATATG GCGTAAGATGCGAATCAAATTGTCCGACCGGCAAGTACGGAGCATCGTGTGAAAACGACTGCAACTGCAAGAACAATAGCTCTTGCGATCCGGAGTCCGGATCATGTTACTGTGCCAGAGGCTGGAAGGGACCCGACTGCGACCAACCATGCGACAACGGTTATTACGGCATCGGATGCCGCCAGAAATGTCCGGACATCCTACAAG GAAACAAAACCTGCGATCACATCACGGGCGAGTACATTTGTCCGGCCGGTTACATGGGCCTGACCTGCGACCATCCGTGCCCGTTCGAGACCTACGGCAAGAACTGCGGCTTCAACTGCTCGTGCAAGAACGGCGGCGAGTGTCACCACGTCACCGGAGAATGTCAGTGTTTGCCCGGGTGGATGGGCAAGAACTGTTCGACGCCGTGCCCGCCTGGCACCTTCGGCATCAACTGTGCCCAACATTGCAAATGCTTGAACGGGGGCGAGTGCAGAAGGAACGACGGTGTGTGTCGGTGCCGACCCGGTTACACAGGGTCTCACTGCAGTGAAA TTTGCCCTGAAGGCTACTATGGTGATCACTGCATGGAGCCATGCGAATGCAAGAACGACAATTTCATCTGCCATCCTGCTGAGGGTTGTATCTGCAGGCACGGATTCACCGGCGAAAATTGTTCTGAATCGAATATTCTGAGCCGCATTAAAGAGAATGATGAGGGTGGCAACTATGGAGTTGTTGTGGCGGGATTGATGGTCTCCATCGTTTTGCTCTCAGTAATTATACtcttagtattttattatagaagaagggtggcaaatttaaaaactgaaattgcTCATGTGCAATACATAGCTGATCCAAGAGGATTTTCTCCag ATCGCAATCATTTCGACAATCCCGTTTATTCATATCAAGCACCTGGACGAAAAGACAATGAACAACTTCTGAACAACACAAACACAATCAGAAACAACCTGCAAAAGACTAACAACATGAACGCAGAGCGAGCCCGATTAGGTATAGGAGGATGTTGTTCCACTGATGACGACGAATTTTCAAAGG GAGCTTATGGTGGATGCAGCGACGAACTTCGTAGTTTAAAGAACAAAGAGGCAGACTTAACAAATCCGAACATATATCACAGCATAGATAAGCTGGATCACGTGTACGACGAAATAAAACATAAGGACACAAAAGATATTG attTGGAATATGACCACCTGGATTACACCAGACCTACCAGCACATTAAAGCCCCACTATCAACACATGCCTAGTCCCTTTGGATCGCGAGATTTAACAAAAGATGATAAATCTGAGACTGAAGAAGTTTAA